The following are encoded in a window of Salmo trutta chromosome 27, fSalTru1.1, whole genome shotgun sequence genomic DNA:
- the LOC115165015 gene encoding radiation-inducible immediate-early gene IEX-1-like has protein sequence MCASSSESQAASWQSLPVGPLGASAAAGGTYRPASLRPRGRRPPRVLYPPLMRRVLPREEPDSARRWLLLLSALLFLQIYTEESSCGPPELQLHTPETSLSTSFPQEGEGITDIARLWGGPERDSALEATVECAV, from the coding sequence ATGTGTGCCTCCAGTTCAGAGAGTCAAGCTGCTTCCTGGCAAAGTCTTCCCGTCGGGCCCTTAGGAGCCTCTGCTGCAGCTGGGGGGACATACCGGCCGGCGTCTCTCCGGCCCCGAGGACGCAGGCCACCCAGGGTGCTCTACCCTCCCCTGATGAGAAGAGTCCTGCCCCGGGAAGAGCCTGACTCCGCACGCCGCTGGCTGCTGCTCCTCTCGGCTCTGCTCTTTCTACAGATCTACACAGAGGAGTCATCCTGTGGCCCCCCTGAGCTCCAGCTGCACACCCCGGAGACCTCCCTGTCCACAAGCTTCCcccaggagggagaggggatcaCGGACATTGCCAGGCTGTGGGGAGGGCCCGAACGTGATTCAGCCCTTGAGGCTACAGTAGAGTGTGCAGTGTGA